The Silene latifolia isolate original U9 population chromosome 4, ASM4854445v1, whole genome shotgun sequence region GACCCGAAGTTACATTCAAGCATTACTTTTAATCAACCCGTACATGAAATATAGGAGGAATTGCGTGGAAGATATGCGGCAGGAAATGCGCCAAGGGTTCACCAATTAAAAGGGGAACTCAACGAATGCAAGCAAGGGACGGATTCCGTAGTCGAGTATTATACGCGACTCAAGACAATATGGGATGAATTGGGAAATTACAGCACCGCGAAAGCATGCACGTGTGGAGCCGCGGCTTCGATAGCAAAGGAAAAGGAGGAAGAGAAAGTTCACCAATTCCTATTGGGATTGGATTCCAAGTTATACGGTAATGTAAGAACAAACCTCTTAATGGAAGATCCTATTGCTAATATGAATCGTGTATATGCTATTGTGTTGAGGGAAGAGAGACATGCCTCCATAACCAAAGTTAAGGAGGAGAAGATAGAAGCAGCTGCCATGGCAGCGAGAACCTCAAGTGCTGGAAGAGGACGGACAGAATACAAAAAGCAAGACGCTGATGAGGAGGATTCAGCTCGGTACTGTTCGTATTGCAAGAAATACTATCATACCGAGGAAAATTGCTATGACAAACACGAGTATGAAGAAGTAAAGGCAAGAGAAAGGGGACGTGGCAGAAGAGGTAATCACCGAGGAGGAAACAGCCGAGGCAGAGGCCGTGGACGAGGGTACCAGGCCAACGCCATGGGTGCTACATCTGGATCGAAGAGTGGAGAAAGTTCAAATCAGAACATTCCCTTTACCTCTGAGGAGATCGACAAAATTCGTTCCCTGTTAAATGGCAGTGCAGACGGTAATGACAGGCTCAAAGGTATGAAAATTACTTTGGATGTTGATTGGTTAATAGATAGCGGTTGCTCTCATTATATGACAGGAAAGAAAGAATTATTACGGAATATCAGATACGGGGAATTGTCCACTGTTAGTTTGCCAGACGGAAGAAAAATGAACGCCCAAATTCATGGAGAAGTTGAATTGAgcaaaaattttattttgaaagacGTCCTTTTTGTACCAACACTAACTTGCGATC contains the following coding sequences:
- the LOC141651197 gene encoding uncharacterized protein LOC141651197, which translates into the protein MAGDSKGDMNGPKTIPVTSPLFLHPSESPNLNVTQIIFNGNNYDLWADAVKNGLDAKNKLAFIEGRVKKPSNDGDEETVESEELRGRYAAGNAPRVHQLKGELNECKQGTDSVVEYYTRLKTIWDELGNYSTAKACTCGAAASIAKEKEEEKVHQFLLGLDSKLYGNVRTNLLMEDPIANMNRVYAIVLREERHASITKVKEEKIEAAAMAARTSSAGRGRTEYKKQDADEEDSARYCSYCKKYYHTEENCYDKHEYEEVKARERGRGRRGNHRGGNSRGRGRGRGYQANAMGATSGSKSGESSNQNIPFTSEEIDKIRSLLNGSADGNDRLKGMKITLDVDWLIDSGCSHYMTGKKELLRNIRYGELSTVSLPDGRKMNAQIHGEVELSKNFILKDVLFVPTLTCDLISVQQLISENNCVVNFDANACEMQDRITRMTIGRGEHRQGVYYYKPEKTEQTGQVTVTKEGRLCHNRVGH